CCTTACTCTTTATTTTATAATAAGTTTTAAATTCATTAATGATATTAATGAGACTTCTCATATCATTTACATAAGGTGAAATATCGTTTATAATATCCTCAGAAATAATATCCTCATTAATAAAATCGTCCTTTAATCTTTTAATAAATTGTGTATTAGAATTACTATAGTCCACAACTGGAATCACAGGAATGATTAAATCAAAAAATTTAGTTTTTTCATTATTTTTACTAAACAACTCATCTTTTACAGCGTAAATAAAAGTCACTTTTTGAACTATATCTTTCGAATTATTTATTATAATGTTGAGTTCTCGAAGCTTAATAAATACCTCTACAGCATCCTCAAACCTATCAATATCTTCAATGAAGACAATTTGTGTTCGAGTCTTTTCAAAGAAATATATTAGCTCATCAACATGTTTATTAATTATAGAAATATCATTATCTTTTGGAACAAATTCAGCATCACTAAAACTTACTTTATTTACTTTTAACTTAAAGAGCTGTTTAAATATTTTTTTTAAAATAAAGAAAACTCCTAATAAAAAAGAAAACTTCATAAGATAAACATAATAAAAAGACTCCTCTCTATTAATAAGATACAATTTCTGGTATATTTTGTCGAAGAAAAGATAAAGTATTGATAAAGCCCAAATAATAAAAAAAACTACTTTAATAAAAATGAATCTATCAAAAGTAATTCTTTCAAATCTCGAATCTTTTAAGTTTTTCTTTTTCTCATAATAAAGAATTTGCTGAACAATACTTGTTTCAATGTCAACTTCTGTTTGTTTATTCTTTTCTTCAAATTTCCCTAAGTTAATATCTAAGATTTTAAACTCAGGATTATTCTTTTTAAACAAATTTAGAATTGTACTTTTACCAGTACCAAAAGAACCAGAAATTGCAATATTTCGAACATTATTATTTAATACTCCCCATTTTAAGGAATTCAAATATGTTTGGAGATTATAGTTGCTTTCTTCATCTTTTAAAATATATGGAGTAAGGTCTTCTAAGTTGTTTGGATTGTCATTATTCTTTACCAAAAGTTTCATTTTTTTTCTACCCAAAAAAAGTATTGCTCCTGATAAAAGATTTAAATAAAACTCAGTTGATAATATTTTAAACTCTAAATACCTTTCTCTTATCTCGTTTAATAGTTTCTTCATTGTTTTAGTTTGATGCCAAATTACAATTTTCAAACTAAAATTAAAAGCTTATGAATATTTTGAAGATGTTAACAAGTAGTTAATTCACTAAAGGTCTTTTTAATAAATTATAAAAAAATTAAAAACCTAAGCTTTTAAATATTTTTGCTGTTGATTTCGCTTTTTCTACATCGGTTTTACTTATATAAGCTAATAATTGCCTCTCTGTTTTATGTCCAGTAAAATTTAATAAGTAAGTAATAGGAATTTTTTCATAAAAATTTGTGGCAAAACTTTTGCGTCCAATGTGAGAGGTCACTAGTTCATATTTGGGATAATCACCAAAAACTTTTCTTGTAATTTTAGACAAATCCTCTCTCTCGATTGTCATAGTTTTTCCATTATATAAAACCTCATCAATATCTGCGAACTTACAAACGTCTTTAATATATAGATTAAGATTTACATCTGAAATCTTGCGTGGGAATTCACCTCCTCTTTTGAGTAAAATATTTTGCACCTTGTGTAGTAGTGGAATTTGCATCTTAGTTCCTGTTTTGATTTGATTAAACTCTATGTAAGATTGATTTTCATCATCCTGTATAATCATACTGGAATTAAACCTCAAATAATCACTAACTCTCTGTCCTGTATAGCAAGCTATCAATAACCAGTCTCTTGCGTTATCCAAGTGCTCATTTGGCATTTCTGCTTTTTCTATTTTGTCTAATTCTTCGAAAGTAAGATAAATAGATTTTGGGATATTTTTAGATGCTTTCTCTATATCAAACTTCCATAAAAAAGTATGTTTGTGTACTACCAAATCAAGAGACTCAGCAACCTTACAAATCATTTTTAAAAATTTAAGATTTCGATAAGTTGTAGATATTTTATAATTCTCTCGAAGGCAATATTTTTCAAAATCCACCCTAAAAGAGTTGTCTAAATCAGAGAACTTTAAATGCTTAAATGTCTTCTTTCGAGCTCTAAGGTCATCACAGTAACGTTTTAATAACTGTTTAACAACATTTGCTTTTTTAATTGTTGAGTCACTTACAACATCTTTTTTCAAACTAATATAGTCATCAATAAATAAAAGAATATTATCTGACTGTTGTTTGATATTTTCTGAAACAACTTTTTCAGGTGAAATAATTAAATCTAGCCACTCCTTTAAATCGAGTTCAGGTTTATAATTTGAATACTCTGAAATAATTTTTGTCTCAAGCTTGATAAGCTTAATATTTATTTCAGCTTTTTCAATATTAGAATTTCTTGATGTTACTATACATTTACCATTTTTCCAATCTTTTGGTTTACATTTTAAGTATGGTATAGGTGTCTTCACATCTATATTTTTATCCCTTAATCGTACCCATATTGTACTCTCTTTATTTTCAACTTTACCTCTGTT
Above is a genomic segment from Chryseobacterium geocarposphaerae containing:
- a CDS encoding phage integrase SAM-like domain-containing protein produces the protein MASISFFNRGKVENKESTIWVRLRDKNIDVKTPIPYLKCKPKDWKNGKCIVTSRNSNIEKAEINIKLIKLETKIISEYSNYKPELDLKEWLDLIISPEKVVSENIKQQSDNILLFIDDYISLKKDVVSDSTIKKANVVKQLLKRYCDDLRARKKTFKHLKFSDLDNSFRVDFEKYCLRENYKISTTYRNLKFLKMICKVAESLDLVVHKHTFLWKFDIEKASKNIPKSIYLTFEELDKIEKAEMPNEHLDNARDWLLIACYTGQRVSDYLRFNSSMIIQDDENQSYIEFNQIKTGTKMQIPLLHKVQNILLKRGGEFPRKISDVNLNLYIKDVCKFADIDEVLYNGKTMTIEREDLSKITRKVFGDYPKYELVTSHIGRKSFATNFYEKIPITYLLNFTGHKTERQLLAYISKTDVEKAKSTAKIFKSLGF